One window of the Xiphias gladius isolate SHS-SW01 ecotype Sanya breed wild chromosome 11, ASM1685928v1, whole genome shotgun sequence genome contains the following:
- the mtrf1l gene encoding peptide chain release factor 1-like, mitochondrial isoform X1 translates to MFPIAGKTYRSRSTVCYSTHRSHIRRAGTLLTTGKECFFSKSIPLFQNSPNVISQTVKLQNHRGRATRTLHTGAPLLVAKLLSVDELFARRSLREYLKKMETEYSECLRAVNRSPMEEPYNEDELRTKRSKVPLLAPLIQSIRELDTKHKEIAETEMLLKDEDPALRELAELEREDCLQDIQDLRQKILDLLIPEEEADLSDLILEVTAGVGGQEAMLFTAEVLDMYQGFAQHHGWSFDILEHMTSELGGLRHASASISGPQSYKRMKFEAGVHRVQRVPKTEKQGRMHTSTMTVAVLPQPTEISFTINPKDLRIDTKRASGAGGQHVNTTDSAVRIVHLPTGVVAECQQERSQLKNREKAMKALRAKLYSMKLEEETSKRYNQRKIQIGNKGRSEKIRTYNFAQDRITDHRIGMTVHDVKSFLLGEDLLDEMNTSLQEFSNQETLMELLGESDQEGS, encoded by the exons ATGTTTCCGATAGCAGGAAAAACCTACCGGAGTCGTTCGACCGTTTGTTATTCGACTCACAGATCACATATTAG AAGAGCTGGAACCCTCCTTACAACAGGAAAGGAGTGTTTCTTCAGTAAGTCTATACCTCTTTTTCAAAATTCACCAAATGTCATCAGCCAAACTGTGAAACTTCAAAATCACCGTGGCAGAGCCACGAGGACTCTTCACACCGGTGCACCGTTGCTGGTGGCCAAGTTGCTGTCGGTGGATGAGCTTTTTGCCAGGAGGTCTCTGCGGGAGTACCTGAAGAAGATGGAGACAGAGTACAGTGAATGTCTGAGGGCAGTCAACAGGAGTCCCATGGAGGAGCCATACAATGAAGACGAGCTGAGGACCAAGAGGAGCAAAGTGCCCCTGCTGGCTCCTCTCATCCAGAGCATCAGAGAGCTGGacaccaaacacaaagagatCGCTGAGACGGAGATGCTCCTGAAAG ATGAAGACCCGGCCCTGCGAGAACTGGCGGAGCTGGAAAGAGAAGACTGTTTGCAAGATATTCAAGATCTTAGACAAAAg ATCCTGGATCTGTTGATCCCTGAGGAGGAGGCTGATCTGAGCGACCTCATCCTGGAGGTCACAGCCGGTGTTGGGGGTCAGGAGGCCATGCTGTTCACTGCTGAG GTGTTGGACATGTACCAGGGCTTTGCTCAGCATCACGGCTGGTCCTTTGACATCCTGGAGCACATGACCAGTGAGCTAG GTGGACTACGCCACGCCTCGGCCAGCATCAGCGGTCCTCAGAGCTACAAGAGGATGAAGTTTGAGGCTGGAGTCCATCGAGTGCAGAGGGTTCCCAAGACTGAAAAACAGGGCCGAATGCACACCAGCACCATGACTGTGGCTGTACTGCCCCAACCCACTGAG ATCTCTTTCACGATAAACCCAAAGGACCTGAGGATAGATACTAAGAGGGCAAGTGGAGCTGGAGGCCAACATGTCAACACCACAGATAGTGCAGTCAGAATAGTCCATCTGCCTACAG gTGTGGTTGCAGAGTGCCAGCAGGAACGGTCCCAGCTGAAGAACAGGGAGAAAGCCATGAAGGCTCTGAGGGCAAAACTGTACAGCAtgaagctggaggaggagaccaGCAAACGGTACAATCAGCGTAAAATACAG attGGCAACAAAGGCAGATCAGAGAAGATCCGGACATACAACTTTGCCCAGGACCGTATAACAGACCACCGGATCGGTATGACGGTGCACGACGTCAAGAGCTTCCTGCTGGGAGAGGATCTCCTTGATGAGATGAACACCTCGCTGCAAGAGTTCTCCAACCAGGAGACGCTCATGGAACTGCTGGGAGAAAGCGACCAGGAGGGTTCATGA
- the mtrf1l gene encoding peptide chain release factor 1-like, mitochondrial isoform X2, translating into MSTCLCLYKVNFPTKSAYTMAYRRAGTLLTTGKECFFSKSIPLFQNSPNVISQTVKLQNHRGRATRTLHTGAPLLVAKLLSVDELFARRSLREYLKKMETEYSECLRAVNRSPMEEPYNEDELRTKRSKVPLLAPLIQSIRELDTKHKEIAETEMLLKDEDPALRELAELEREDCLQDIQDLRQKILDLLIPEEEADLSDLILEVTAGVGGQEAMLFTAEVLDMYQGFAQHHGWSFDILEHMTSELGGLRHASASISGPQSYKRMKFEAGVHRVQRVPKTEKQGRMHTSTMTVAVLPQPTEISFTINPKDLRIDTKRASGAGGQHVNTTDSAVRIVHLPTGVVAECQQERSQLKNREKAMKALRAKLYSMKLEEETSKRYNQRKIQIGNKGRSEKIRTYNFAQDRITDHRIGMTVHDVKSFLLGEDLLDEMNTSLQEFSNQETLMELLGESDQEGS; encoded by the exons ATGAGCACCTGTTTGTGCCTCTATAAAGTGAATTTTCCAACCAAATCTGCTTATACGATGGCTTACAGAAGAGCTGGAACCCTCCTTACAACAGGAAAGGAGTGTTTCTTCAGTAAGTCTATACCTCTTTTTCAAAATTCACCAAATGTCATCAGCCAAACTGTGAAACTTCAAAATCACCGTGGCAGAGCCACGAGGACTCTTCACACCGGTGCACCGTTGCTGGTGGCCAAGTTGCTGTCGGTGGATGAGCTTTTTGCCAGGAGGTCTCTGCGGGAGTACCTGAAGAAGATGGAGACAGAGTACAGTGAATGTCTGAGGGCAGTCAACAGGAGTCCCATGGAGGAGCCATACAATGAAGACGAGCTGAGGACCAAGAGGAGCAAAGTGCCCCTGCTGGCTCCTCTCATCCAGAGCATCAGAGAGCTGGacaccaaacacaaagagatCGCTGAGACGGAGATGCTCCTGAAAG ATGAAGACCCGGCCCTGCGAGAACTGGCGGAGCTGGAAAGAGAAGACTGTTTGCAAGATATTCAAGATCTTAGACAAAAg ATCCTGGATCTGTTGATCCCTGAGGAGGAGGCTGATCTGAGCGACCTCATCCTGGAGGTCACAGCCGGTGTTGGGGGTCAGGAGGCCATGCTGTTCACTGCTGAG GTGTTGGACATGTACCAGGGCTTTGCTCAGCATCACGGCTGGTCCTTTGACATCCTGGAGCACATGACCAGTGAGCTAG GTGGACTACGCCACGCCTCGGCCAGCATCAGCGGTCCTCAGAGCTACAAGAGGATGAAGTTTGAGGCTGGAGTCCATCGAGTGCAGAGGGTTCCCAAGACTGAAAAACAGGGCCGAATGCACACCAGCACCATGACTGTGGCTGTACTGCCCCAACCCACTGAG ATCTCTTTCACGATAAACCCAAAGGACCTGAGGATAGATACTAAGAGGGCAAGTGGAGCTGGAGGCCAACATGTCAACACCACAGATAGTGCAGTCAGAATAGTCCATCTGCCTACAG gTGTGGTTGCAGAGTGCCAGCAGGAACGGTCCCAGCTGAAGAACAGGGAGAAAGCCATGAAGGCTCTGAGGGCAAAACTGTACAGCAtgaagctggaggaggagaccaGCAAACGGTACAATCAGCGTAAAATACAG attGGCAACAAAGGCAGATCAGAGAAGATCCGGACATACAACTTTGCCCAGGACCGTATAACAGACCACCGGATCGGTATGACGGTGCACGACGTCAAGAGCTTCCTGCTGGGAGAGGATCTCCTTGATGAGATGAACACCTCGCTGCAAGAGTTCTCCAACCAGGAGACGCTCATGGAACTGCTGGGAGAAAGCGACCAGGAGGGTTCATGA
- the mtrf1l gene encoding peptide chain release factor 1-like, mitochondrial isoform X3 — protein sequence METEYSECLRAVNRSPMEEPYNEDELRTKRSKVPLLAPLIQSIRELDTKHKEIAETEMLLKDEDPALRELAELEREDCLQDIQDLRQKILDLLIPEEEADLSDLILEVTAGVGGQEAMLFTAEVLDMYQGFAQHHGWSFDILEHMTSELGGLRHASASISGPQSYKRMKFEAGVHRVQRVPKTEKQGRMHTSTMTVAVLPQPTEISFTINPKDLRIDTKRASGAGGQHVNTTDSAVRIVHLPTGVVAECQQERSQLKNREKAMKALRAKLYSMKLEEETSKRYNQRKIQIGNKGRSEKIRTYNFAQDRITDHRIGMTVHDVKSFLLGEDLLDEMNTSLQEFSNQETLMELLGESDQEGS from the exons ATGGAGACAGAGTACAGTGAATGTCTGAGGGCAGTCAACAGGAGTCCCATGGAGGAGCCATACAATGAAGACGAGCTGAGGACCAAGAGGAGCAAAGTGCCCCTGCTGGCTCCTCTCATCCAGAGCATCAGAGAGCTGGacaccaaacacaaagagatCGCTGAGACGGAGATGCTCCTGAAAG ATGAAGACCCGGCCCTGCGAGAACTGGCGGAGCTGGAAAGAGAAGACTGTTTGCAAGATATTCAAGATCTTAGACAAAAg ATCCTGGATCTGTTGATCCCTGAGGAGGAGGCTGATCTGAGCGACCTCATCCTGGAGGTCACAGCCGGTGTTGGGGGTCAGGAGGCCATGCTGTTCACTGCTGAG GTGTTGGACATGTACCAGGGCTTTGCTCAGCATCACGGCTGGTCCTTTGACATCCTGGAGCACATGACCAGTGAGCTAG GTGGACTACGCCACGCCTCGGCCAGCATCAGCGGTCCTCAGAGCTACAAGAGGATGAAGTTTGAGGCTGGAGTCCATCGAGTGCAGAGGGTTCCCAAGACTGAAAAACAGGGCCGAATGCACACCAGCACCATGACTGTGGCTGTACTGCCCCAACCCACTGAG ATCTCTTTCACGATAAACCCAAAGGACCTGAGGATAGATACTAAGAGGGCAAGTGGAGCTGGAGGCCAACATGTCAACACCACAGATAGTGCAGTCAGAATAGTCCATCTGCCTACAG gTGTGGTTGCAGAGTGCCAGCAGGAACGGTCCCAGCTGAAGAACAGGGAGAAAGCCATGAAGGCTCTGAGGGCAAAACTGTACAGCAtgaagctggaggaggagaccaGCAAACGGTACAATCAGCGTAAAATACAG attGGCAACAAAGGCAGATCAGAGAAGATCCGGACATACAACTTTGCCCAGGACCGTATAACAGACCACCGGATCGGTATGACGGTGCACGACGTCAAGAGCTTCCTGCTGGGAGAGGATCTCCTTGATGAGATGAACACCTCGCTGCAAGAGTTCTCCAACCAGGAGACGCTCATGGAACTGCTGGGAGAAAGCGACCAGGAGGGTTCATGA